A stretch of the Pseudoalteromonas phenolica genome encodes the following:
- a CDS encoding tetratricopeptide repeat protein: MWRNNLKKFALAGLFSVCFTATAGLEEGIEAANAGDFERALQEFQYLSDMNYAPGIYELAKLHEGGYGVIKNPRKAAELFQKAVKLGSADAMFSLAVMHEEGRGVKQDKQRAIELFTQAANKNLAAAQFNLGVMYTNGDGVLKDYAVAMDWYEKAAASNYTLAMFNLALMYYEGLGVEKNIEKSFIWNTLAEYNGNRQAMKSRELDEQQLSPSQVEKAIEKANKLYWRIQEKTYFPGSKIN, translated from the coding sequence ATGTGGCGTAATAACTTAAAGAAGTTTGCACTCGCCGGCCTATTTAGCGTGTGCTTTACTGCAACGGCAGGATTAGAGGAAGGGATTGAAGCTGCAAACGCAGGTGATTTTGAAAGGGCTTTACAGGAGTTTCAGTATTTATCTGACATGAATTATGCTCCTGGCATTTATGAGTTAGCTAAATTACATGAAGGCGGTTATGGCGTTATTAAAAACCCACGTAAAGCAGCAGAGTTATTTCAAAAAGCAGTAAAACTGGGTAGTGCCGATGCGATGTTTTCATTAGCGGTAATGCACGAAGAAGGTCGTGGTGTGAAACAAGATAAACAACGCGCTATTGAGCTATTCACTCAGGCTGCCAACAAAAATCTTGCTGCTGCACAATTCAATCTAGGGGTGATGTATACCAATGGTGATGGCGTGTTAAAAGATTATGCTGTTGCAATGGACTGGTACGAAAAGGCCGCAGCGAGCAACTACACCTTGGCAATGTTCAACCTCGCCCTAATGTATTATGAAGGGCTGGGTGTTGAGAAAAACATCGAAAAGTCATTTATATGGAACACCTTAGCTGAATATAACGGTAATCGCCAAGCGATGAAAAGTCGAGAGCTTGATGAACAACAACTGTCTCCTTCTCAAGTTGAAAAAGCGATTGAAAAAGCAAACAAACTGTATTGGCGCATTCAAGAGAAAACCTATTTCCCAGGCTCTAAAATAAACTAA
- a CDS encoding flavin reductase family protein, with protein MFFNTQSLNELEQRYRAHLINSLSGFKSANLLGTVDKHGQENLSIVSSVFHLGANPALFGMIIRPHSVPRHSFENLLETGFYTLNHVNEDIVTQAHQTSARYEKEQSEFTETGLTAEYLNDFKAPFVKESEIKMGLKLVSEQVIEVNQTHLVIGELIALHCPDSVIQPDGFIDIEAANTVAITGLDSYHTTCKINRLSYAKPDSKPKPLVTL; from the coding sequence ATGTTTTTTAATACTCAATCTCTCAATGAATTAGAACAAAGATATCGTGCACATTTAATAAATAGCTTATCCGGTTTCAAAAGCGCAAATTTATTAGGCACCGTTGATAAACATGGTCAAGAGAACCTTTCGATTGTGAGTTCTGTTTTTCATTTAGGCGCTAACCCAGCTTTATTTGGTATGATCATTCGCCCACACTCAGTACCAAGACATTCTTTTGAAAATCTATTAGAAACGGGTTTCTATACCCTAAACCATGTGAACGAAGATATAGTCACCCAAGCGCACCAAACATCTGCTCGTTACGAAAAAGAACAATCAGAATTTACTGAAACAGGTTTAACAGCAGAATATTTGAATGACTTCAAAGCGCCGTTCGTTAAAGAGTCTGAAATTAAAATGGGTCTAAAACTAGTCAGTGAGCAGGTAATTGAGGTGAACCAAACTCACTTAGTCATTGGTGAATTAATTGCGCTTCACTGTCCTGATTCGGTCATACAACCAGATGGTTTTATCGACATAGAAGCAGCAAACACAGTCGCAATAACTGGATTGGACAGTTATCACACTACATGCAAAATCAATCGTTTAAGCTACGCTAAACCTGATTCAAAGCCTAAGCCTTTAGTTACACTTTAG
- a CDS encoding SDR family NAD(P)-dependent oxidoreductase — protein sequence MDNAKDKSLHLVIGASSKIALAFIKKLTEQNPTDVVVSFSQKTLKFNSENIHHFSTNYSDESISNSVSTFQNTYLSESVRIKTITFFNGQLHSDLYSPEKSIRQFDPAYAQALFNSNVITPMLWLKRLVKLLNRSDNCVVTALSARVGSIEDNGLGGWYSYRSSKSALNMMMKSFAIELKRQSPKSTVLLFHPGTTDTPLSKPFQKNVPDGKLFEPEFVAECLYKQVAESDNNDLINYLDWQGQSIQW from the coding sequence ATGGACAATGCCAAAGATAAATCACTGCATCTTGTTATTGGTGCGAGCAGTAAAATCGCTTTAGCGTTTATTAAGAAACTTACCGAGCAAAACCCTACTGATGTAGTGGTGAGTTTTAGCCAGAAAACATTAAAGTTTAATTCTGAAAATATTCATCACTTCTCCACGAATTACTCTGATGAATCAATTTCTAATTCTGTATCGACTTTTCAAAATACTTACTTATCAGAAAGTGTGAGAATAAAAACCATCACATTTTTTAATGGCCAATTACATTCAGACTTGTATAGCCCAGAAAAGAGCATCCGACAATTTGACCCAGCTTACGCACAAGCTCTTTTCAATTCGAATGTAATCACACCTATGCTTTGGCTTAAGCGTCTAGTTAAATTGCTCAATCGTTCTGATAACTGTGTCGTCACCGCGCTATCAGCCCGTGTTGGTAGCATCGAAGATAACGGGTTAGGTGGCTGGTACAGCTATCGAAGCTCAAAGTCCGCACTTAATATGATGATGAAAAGTTTTGCGATTGAACTAAAACGTCAAAGCCCAAAAAGTACTGTTTTGCTTTTCCATCCTGGCACCACAGACACACCACTGTCTAAACCTTTTCAAAAAAATGTACCAGACGGCAAGCTATTTGAACCCGAATTTGTTGCTGAATGCCTATACAAGCAAGTGGCAGAATCAGACAACAACGACTTAATTAATTATCTCGATTGGCAAGGCCAATCTATACAATGGTGA
- a CDS encoding thiol-disulfide oxidoreductase DCC family protein, which produces MQLLYDGQCPLCAKEMRKLKQFDLENKLTLINVHDIHELDFNRLYPNITKSDTLQILHGFSDDGTLLLGLDANVQAWQTVGKYPWLRLLRVQPIKWFADKGYLLFAKHRVKISHFLVKDGCNNGQCQR; this is translated from the coding sequence ATGCAACTACTCTATGACGGCCAATGCCCTTTGTGTGCCAAAGAAATGAGAAAGCTCAAGCAGTTTGACCTTGAAAACAAGCTCACTTTGATTAATGTTCATGATATTCATGAACTCGATTTCAATCGACTTTATCCAAACATTACTAAATCAGATACTCTACAAATATTGCACGGCTTTTCTGATGATGGCACGTTATTACTTGGTTTGGATGCAAACGTACAAGCTTGGCAAACTGTTGGTAAATATCCATGGTTGAGACTGCTACGAGTGCAACCAATAAAGTGGTTCGCTGATAAAGGCTATTTGTTATTTGCCAAACATAGAGTGAAAATCTCACACTTTTTAGTCAAAGACGGGTGTAATAATGGACAATGCCAAAGATAA
- the ppc gene encoding phosphoenolpyruvate carboxylase, translating to MGEQYENLKANVSQLGGCLGRIIQQTLGESMLEKIEQIRLLAKSSRQGDSVARAKLLDTLHSLKDDELLPVARAFNHFLNLANVAEQFHTISVTGAPEGIYKALNDQIEKLSIMLENGQLNHDQVESVLSELDIELVLTAHPTEVTRRTIINKHVQLSDCLSALELQCLDVDERKIIISRIEQLISQAWHTNDIRAKRPSPLDEAKWGYAVIENSLWHAVPQFIRYFNQITQDKLGIRLKKIHSPIRFTSWMGGDRDGNPFVTSEVTQSVLEHGRWMAIDLISRDIDMLSSELSMYQVDEHVKALIGEQHEPYRYILKQLKGELDETIQSLENKIKGKVGSQQEVITELGQVKSSLNLIYNSLHNCNMSQIADGLLLDTLLRLECFGINLCSLDIRQDSSRHADAIAAIVEHLELGDYKSWSEAQKQQFLIEELASKRPLLPKNYSASDEVEEVLRTCQLVSQQTSDRLGIYIISMAQFASDVLAVKLLLKETGCRFNLPVAPLFETLDDLNRGADVIRQLLSCDWYRSHINHKQYVMIGYSDSAKDAGMMAAGWAQYQAMDKLLKVAKEYGVELVLFHGRGGTVGRGGAPAAQALQSQPPGSLRNGLRVTEQGEMIRFKYGLPKVAVQSFSIYTSAIIEANLTPVPFPKSRWIEVIELIAESSCKYYREIVRENPDFVAYFRQVTPELELAKLPLGSRPSKRNPNGGVESLRAIPWIFAWSQNRLMLPAWLGVYQGLQAAIDKYGVEMLHEMREQWPFFRTRLEMLEMVFCKTDCWLSEHYEKVLMTTDAKVLGAQLREDLKSTEVLIKELAPDNILLLEQPWLRQSLELRNPYIDPLNLLQVELLKRTREHESEKIDQALMVTMTGVAAGMRNSG from the coding sequence ATGGGAGAGCAGTACGAAAACCTGAAAGCGAATGTTAGTCAGTTAGGTGGTTGTCTTGGCCGAATCATTCAGCAAACGCTGGGTGAAAGTATGTTGGAAAAGATTGAACAAATTCGTCTTCTCGCTAAGTCATCTCGACAAGGTGATTCAGTAGCCCGAGCAAAACTACTTGATACCCTACATAGCCTTAAGGATGATGAACTATTACCTGTTGCACGTGCCTTTAATCACTTTTTGAACCTCGCAAATGTAGCTGAACAATTTCATACAATTTCGGTAACAGGCGCACCGGAAGGTATTTACAAAGCATTGAACGATCAAATCGAGAAATTATCGATAATGCTTGAGAATGGTCAATTAAATCATGATCAAGTTGAGTCAGTACTCTCTGAGCTAGATATTGAGCTGGTATTAACTGCTCACCCAACTGAAGTGACTAGAAGAACCATAATTAATAAACATGTTCAGTTGAGTGATTGTTTATCAGCCCTTGAATTACAGTGTCTTGATGTTGACGAACGTAAAATTATTATTAGTCGTATTGAACAGTTAATCAGTCAAGCTTGGCATACCAATGATATTCGAGCAAAGAGACCATCTCCTTTGGACGAGGCTAAGTGGGGCTATGCAGTTATTGAAAATAGTTTATGGCATGCTGTACCTCAGTTCATTCGTTACTTTAATCAAATTACTCAAGATAAATTAGGGATACGACTAAAGAAGATTCATAGTCCCATCCGTTTTACCTCTTGGATGGGCGGCGACAGAGACGGTAATCCATTTGTCACATCTGAGGTAACGCAATCAGTCTTAGAACACGGCAGATGGATGGCGATAGATTTAATCTCACGAGACATTGATATGCTCAGTAGCGAGCTATCTATGTATCAAGTTGATGAGCATGTGAAAGCATTAATAGGCGAACAACATGAACCTTATCGTTATATACTTAAGCAGTTGAAAGGGGAGCTTGATGAAACCATTCAATCACTTGAGAATAAGATAAAAGGCAAAGTTGGTTCACAGCAAGAGGTAATAACAGAACTTGGACAAGTAAAATCGTCTCTAAATCTGATATATAACTCACTTCATAACTGCAATATGTCGCAAATTGCAGATGGGCTTCTACTAGATACGTTACTTAGATTAGAGTGTTTTGGTATTAATCTCTGCAGCTTAGACATACGTCAGGATTCTTCAAGGCACGCTGATGCGATCGCAGCAATTGTTGAGCATTTGGAGCTGGGTGATTATAAAAGTTGGAGTGAAGCTCAGAAGCAGCAATTTTTGATTGAAGAATTAGCGTCTAAGAGACCACTATTACCTAAAAATTACTCTGCGTCTGATGAAGTTGAAGAAGTGTTAAGAACTTGCCAATTAGTGAGTCAACAAACCTCTGATAGGCTGGGAATTTACATCATCTCAATGGCTCAATTCGCGTCTGATGTTCTTGCTGTTAAATTACTTCTAAAAGAAACGGGCTGTCGTTTCAATTTGCCTGTCGCGCCATTATTTGAAACCTTAGATGATTTAAATCGCGGTGCAGATGTAATAAGGCAATTGTTGTCTTGCGATTGGTACCGCTCCCATATAAATCATAAGCAATATGTGATGATAGGGTATTCAGATTCAGCAAAAGACGCAGGTATGATGGCTGCGGGATGGGCACAGTACCAAGCTATGGACAAATTGCTCAAGGTGGCAAAAGAATATGGGGTTGAACTTGTTTTATTCCATGGTCGAGGAGGTACAGTTGGCCGTGGCGGAGCGCCTGCTGCACAAGCTTTACAGTCTCAACCTCCGGGTAGTTTAAGAAACGGATTACGGGTTACAGAACAAGGGGAAATGATCCGCTTTAAATATGGACTACCAAAAGTCGCAGTTCAAAGCTTTTCGATTTATACCAGCGCAATTATTGAAGCGAACTTAACCCCGGTACCATTTCCTAAGTCTCGTTGGATTGAAGTGATTGAGTTGATTGCTGAAAGCTCATGTAAATATTACCGAGAAATCGTAAGAGAAAATCCAGATTTTGTTGCTTACTTCAGACAAGTTACACCTGAGCTAGAACTAGCAAAATTACCGCTTGGCTCTCGACCATCTAAACGAAATCCTAATGGCGGAGTAGAGAGCTTAAGAGCTATTCCATGGATATTTGCTTGGAGTCAAAACAGGCTCATGTTGCCAGCTTGGCTTGGTGTATATCAAGGCTTACAAGCCGCAATTGATAAATACGGCGTTGAGATGTTGCATGAAATGCGTGAACAATGGCCGTTCTTTAGAACTCGATTAGAAATGCTAGAAATGGTGTTTTGTAAAACAGATTGCTGGCTTTCAGAGCATTATGAAAAAGTGTTGATGACAACAGATGCTAAAGTGCTTGGAGCACAATTAAGAGAAGATCTTAAATCAACTGAAGTCTTAATAAAGGAATTGGCGCCAGACAATATTCTACTTCTTGAACAACCTTGGCTGAGACAATCACTAGAATTAAGAAATCCTTATATAGATCCACTTAATTTGCTACAAGTAGAGTTATTAAAACGTACCAGAGAGCATGAAAGTGAAAAAATTGATCAGGCTCTTATGGTTACTATGACAGGTGTTGCTGCAGGAATGAGAAATTCAGGATAA
- the cdd gene encoding cytidine deaminase yields MLTISKELEQELQQKIQASGGVIEKSVLDALMVKFDIEIKLLLQNLLPIAASFSIAPISNFNVGAIAYSNTSGCAYIGSNLEFNHSALCLVVHAEQSAINTAWLNGETQISHIAITDAPCGHCRQFINEVKQSEQIEILLPNTNTSLTELLPHSFGPADLGNQTRLLDMSEEQNPDYKLPISQMLFEHYQASYAPYSGNKSAVEIRTVQHGNFYGRYAENVAYNPSLSPLQSALSQMALSGLTIDMVEVTEINLVETEQFKNQSGVSEVVLNSFEGNFEINKVYVS; encoded by the coding sequence ATGCTAACGATTTCAAAAGAACTAGAACAAGAATTACAACAAAAAATCCAAGCGTCGGGCGGTGTTATTGAAAAGTCAGTGCTAGATGCGTTAATGGTAAAGTTTGATATAGAAATCAAACTCCTTTTACAAAATCTTTTACCTATAGCCGCAAGTTTCTCAATTGCACCGATTTCTAATTTTAACGTCGGTGCGATTGCTTATAGTAACACTTCAGGTTGTGCTTACATCGGGTCTAATTTAGAGTTTAATCATTCAGCGTTATGCTTAGTTGTCCATGCAGAACAGTCGGCTATCAACACAGCTTGGCTAAATGGAGAAACTCAAATTTCTCACATCGCTATTACAGACGCGCCATGTGGTCATTGCAGACAGTTTATCAATGAAGTTAAGCAATCAGAACAAATTGAAATACTCTTACCTAACACCAATACATCATTAACAGAGTTGTTGCCTCATTCTTTTGGGCCAGCGGATCTTGGTAATCAGACGAGGCTTCTTGATATGTCAGAAGAACAAAACCCTGATTATAAACTACCGATTTCTCAAATGTTGTTTGAACATTATCAAGCCTCTTATGCGCCTTATTCTGGTAATAAATCAGCAGTAGAGATCAGAACCGTTCAGCATGGTAATTTTTACGGTCGCTATGCCGAAAACGTGGCGTACAACCCGAGTCTTTCACCGTTGCAAAGCGCATTAAGTCAAATGGCTCTTTCTGGATTAACAATAGATATGGTGGAAGTTACAGAGATTAATTTAGTAGAAACAGAGCAATTTAAAAATCAGTCAGGTGTTTCGGAAGTAGTACTTAATAGTTTTGAAGGTAACTTTGAAATAAATAAAGTGTATGTAAGTTAA
- the udp gene encoding uridine phosphorylase, producing MDKVFHLGLSTDQLNGANLAIVPGDPERAERIAKKLDNSICLAKTREFHVYLAELKQQPVVICSTGIGGPSTSIAVEELAQLGIRTFLRIGTTGAIQPHINEGDILVSTASVRLDGASQHFAPLSYPAVSDFHSTAAMVQACEEIGVKYHAGITASSDTFYPGQERYDTYSGYVNKAFQGSCEEWQKLNVMNYEMESATLFTMCAALGLKAACIAGVLVNRTRQEIPNVDHQEIERNAINVVLKAAEIVLDNNKA from the coding sequence ATGGATAAGGTATTTCATTTGGGCCTAAGCACCGATCAATTGAATGGTGCTAATTTAGCAATCGTGCCTGGTGACCCTGAAAGGGCAGAGCGAATTGCTAAGAAGTTAGACAACAGTATTTGTCTTGCTAAAACTCGAGAATTTCACGTCTACCTCGCAGAATTAAAACAACAACCTGTCGTGATTTGCTCAACAGGTATCGGAGGACCTTCAACTTCAATCGCAGTTGAAGAACTAGCCCAACTCGGTATAAGAACCTTTTTGCGTATCGGTACGACAGGTGCTATCCAACCTCACATTAATGAAGGCGACATTTTAGTCAGCACAGCTTCAGTTCGTCTAGATGGTGCAAGTCAACATTTTGCCCCTCTATCCTACCCTGCAGTATCTGATTTCCATTCAACCGCTGCAATGGTGCAAGCATGTGAAGAGATTGGTGTGAAGTATCATGCTGGCATTACCGCTTCAAGTGATACTTTTTATCCTGGCCAAGAGCGTTATGACACATATTCAGGTTATGTGAATAAAGCTTTCCAAGGAAGTTGTGAAGAGTGGCAAAAACTCAATGTGATGAACTATGAGATGGAGTCTGCAACTCTATTTACTATGTGTGCAGCATTAGGGTTGAAAGCGGCTTGTATCGCTGGAGTCTTAGTGAACAGAACTCGTCAAGAAATTCCAAATGTAGATCATCAAGAAATTGAACGAAATGCAATTAATGTTGTTCTAAAAGCAGCTGAAATTGTTTTAGACAACAACAAAGCATAA
- a CDS encoding DUF2189 domain-containing protein — MPASPPIDKNTEFARCLESNRISSLAPFHWLSLAIADMVRAPMLSLIYGLVFTAIPVTILYLIYQLDTHLVILPAAVAFALIGPAFAAGLYDVAWELEKGHKPTLGHSLKSMFRNPAGEWGFAILLMVIMIVWMRLAALVHALYPNVPNPTFEQLQSFLALGSLIGGILLMSVFAISAFTPQIMMERRVDIMTAVVSSINAVKNNASAMIVWAFIILFLVLFGFATGGTAFIVIMPLLSYASWHGYIAIIKTKKPRGYE; from the coding sequence ATGCCAGCTTCACCACCAATCGATAAAAACACAGAATTTGCTCGCTGTCTCGAAAGTAATAGAATTAGTTCACTTGCGCCGTTTCATTGGTTATCGCTCGCGATAGCCGATATGGTGAGAGCACCAATGTTAAGTTTAATCTATGGGTTAGTATTTACTGCCATACCCGTTACTATTTTATACCTAATTTATCAGCTAGATACACATTTAGTTATTCTTCCTGCAGCAGTAGCCTTTGCGCTTATTGGTCCTGCATTCGCCGCAGGTCTTTACGATGTTGCGTGGGAGCTAGAAAAAGGTCATAAACCAACATTAGGGCATAGCTTGAAGTCTATGTTCAGAAACCCTGCTGGAGAATGGGGGTTTGCGATACTTTTAATGGTCATTATGATCGTCTGGATGCGACTAGCTGCTCTAGTGCATGCGCTTTATCCAAATGTACCTAATCCTACATTTGAACAATTGCAATCATTCTTGGCATTAGGAAGTTTGATAGGTGGAATACTATTAATGAGCGTCTTTGCTATTTCTGCGTTTACACCACAGATCATGATGGAGCGTCGAGTGGATATAATGACCGCGGTTGTTTCATCTATAAACGCAGTTAAAAATAACGCATCAGCAATGATAGTTTGGGCGTTTATCATACTTTTCTTAGTTTTATTTGGATTTGCTACTGGTGGTACAGCATTTATAGTGATTATGCCATTACTCAGCTATGCTAGTTGGCACGGTTACATTGCAATCATAAAAACTAAGAAACCAAGAGGTTATGAGTAA
- a CDS encoding arginase family protein: MSISKEQYYNKMTQCLCPPGDGVFTVNTAKERKDALRTKLYGQTDGIEQIWKESLLKIEETDYKAAILGISSDCGGGILRGANWGPLFLRSTLIEQQPHVEAFDLGDVRVIPHLLHDKYLNEGTIENCQKALYQSSKEGYHVSPLSITEDVCDGFYQHYPNKGIFGIGGDHSISYPLTKSYLKAKRDAGKRTAIIHFDAHTDLLVERLGIDLCFGSWCTHILEFLPAPHHLIQFGIRSSGKDKSHWESTFGVKQHWAHEIRERGAQTIVDEVIAQLQADNVDELYVSFDIDALDEQWASATGTPEGNGMTPDEAMVILKALSERFPITGADMMEIAPFTDSSLVGQSSSETTLREGAKISAFLLDAINKS; encoded by the coding sequence ATGAGTATTAGCAAAGAACAATATTACAATAAAATGACCCAATGTTTATGTCCTCCTGGCGATGGTGTGTTTACTGTTAATACTGCAAAAGAACGAAAAGATGCATTACGCACAAAACTATATGGCCAAACCGATGGCATTGAACAAATCTGGAAAGAGTCTTTGCTTAAAATCGAAGAAACAGATTACAAAGCCGCTATTTTAGGTATCAGTTCTGATTGTGGTGGCGGTATTTTACGTGGTGCTAACTGGGGACCATTATTTTTAAGAAGCACTTTGATAGAACAACAACCGCATGTTGAAGCGTTCGATTTAGGTGATGTTCGTGTTATTCCTCATCTTCTTCATGATAAATACCTAAATGAAGGAACAATAGAAAACTGTCAAAAGGCGCTTTATCAGAGCTCAAAGGAAGGTTATCACGTATCGCCTTTATCTATCACTGAAGATGTATGTGATGGTTTCTATCAGCATTATCCTAATAAAGGTATTTTTGGAATTGGTGGTGATCACTCTATTAGCTATCCGTTAACCAAATCGTACTTGAAAGCGAAAAGAGACGCAGGTAAACGAACGGCAATTATTCATTTTGACGCACATACTGACTTATTAGTTGAGCGTTTGGGTATTGACTTGTGCTTTGGCTCTTGGTGTACGCATATTCTTGAGTTCTTGCCTGCGCCACATCATCTAATTCAATTTGGCATTCGCTCAAGTGGCAAAGACAAGTCGCATTGGGAGTCAACATTTGGTGTAAAACAACATTGGGCACATGAAATTAGAGAACGCGGTGCTCAGACGATTGTTGATGAAGTCATAGCACAATTGCAAGCAGATAATGTTGATGAGTTGTATGTTAGCTTTGATATTGATGCGTTAGACGAACAGTGGGCTTCTGCAACTGGCACGCCTGAAGGGAACGGTATGACGCCTGATGAAGCCATGGTTATATTAAAAGCATTATCTGAGCGTTTCCCAATTACAGGCGCTGATATGATGGAAATAGCTCCATTTACTGACAGTTCTTTAGTAGGCCAATCTAGTTCAGAAACAACTTTGCGAGAAGGCGCTAAAATATCAGCATTTCTTCTAGATGCTATTAATAAAAGTTAG
- a CDS encoding substrate-binding periplasmic protein, whose product MRALFLITFFIFSFKSFSFTLNVVTELFPAYQYLDKSGKLSGPTVEIVKNVLGHANIDYKLTYEPWNITYNALKRNPDTCVFSIGRNNEREDMFNWVFPVGQFTSSFYALKSRNINLEVLEDALKYRTAVIRNNFSHQYLKEHGFTEQYQLVVISSFNRVLEILETRKNQLDLVVLSDSQVQDASLNNKLMTHLEPVLQLDLQQNNMLYFACNKQVPDYIIKDLVQSYDSLYKAK is encoded by the coding sequence ATGAGAGCGCTTTTTTTAATAACTTTTTTTATTTTTTCGTTTAAGTCTTTTTCATTTACTCTCAACGTTGTCACTGAGTTATTCCCTGCTTATCAGTATCTTGATAAATCCGGAAAGCTATCAGGTCCTACGGTAGAAATCGTTAAAAATGTTCTTGGCCATGCAAATATTGACTACAAATTGACATATGAGCCTTGGAATATTACCTATAATGCTTTGAAAAGGAATCCAGATACCTGTGTATTTTCAATTGGAAGAAATAATGAAAGGGAAGATATGTTCAATTGGGTCTTCCCTGTAGGACAGTTTACGAGTTCCTTTTACGCACTTAAAAGTCGGAATATTAATTTGGAAGTGCTTGAAGATGCGCTCAAATATAGAACGGCAGTGATCAGAAATAATTTTAGTCACCAATATCTCAAAGAACATGGTTTCACAGAACAATATCAATTGGTTGTAATTTCAAGTTTTAATAGAGTACTTGAAATTTTAGAAACAAGAAAAAATCAATTGGACCTAGTTGTGCTGAGTGACTCTCAAGTTCAAGATGCATCTTTGAACAACAAGCTAATGACACATCTTGAGCCTGTCTTACAGTTGGACCTCCAACAAAACAATATGCTCTACTTTGCATGTAACAAACAGGTACCTGATTATATTATCAAAGACTTGGTTCAATCATATGATTCACTTTATAAAGCCAAGTAA
- a CDS encoding DUF1496 domain-containing protein has translation MTYNKFSFIFIVLFSVFIPESVLANSKSNKTHLFLDNLTPVCWYKDAKYSEGALIVMADKTFVCASKYDNQTTGELKWRIADENGRPIPHKPKKTIRIN, from the coding sequence ATGACATACAACAAATTTAGTTTTATCTTTATAGTTTTATTTTCTGTTTTTATTCCAGAGTCCGTTTTAGCTAACTCTAAATCTAATAAAACACACTTATTTTTAGATAACCTAACTCCTGTTTGTTGGTACAAAGATGCCAAATATAGCGAAGGTGCTTTAATCGTGATGGCCGATAAAACTTTTGTATGCGCTAGTAAATACGATAATCAAACTACTGGTGAGTTAAAATGGCGAATTGCAGATGAAAATGGCCGCCCTATTCCTCATAAACCAAAGAAAACTATTAGAATTAACTAA
- a CDS encoding TIGR02647 family protein has protein sequence MAIDSNFMAELTLLAKFPRSSMQMGIKIHKDADPNLIAAAERLYKKGVIDSPDGGYLTDLGLDLIGHLDQVHCALQ, from the coding sequence ATGGCTATAGATAGTAATTTTATGGCTGAGTTGACACTTTTAGCAAAATTTCCGCGTTCAAGTATGCAAATGGGAATTAAAATTCATAAAGATGCGGATCCAAATTTGATCGCTGCAGCTGAAAGGTTATATAAAAAGGGGGTTATTGACAGTCCTGACGGCGGATACTTGACTGATTTAGGCTTAGACTTGATTGGACACTTAGATCAAGTTCATTGTGCGCTTCAGTAA
- the maiA gene encoding maleylacetoacetate isomerase — MKLYTYFRSSAAYRVRIALNLKDIAHEMSAVNLLKSEQTGEEYTNKNSQGLLPALETEQGVLGQSLAILEWLEETYTDTPLLPNDPWQKAQVRNFCYAIACDIHPIDNLRVLKYLSNELNVNDEQKNTWYRHWVIEGFKKIETMLNGDKFCFGDKPTLADACLVPQVFNALRFKVDMSQFPKIEAVYNHCNTHKAFIDAAPENQFDAT, encoded by the coding sequence ATGAAACTTTACACCTATTTTCGCTCTTCTGCAGCGTATAGAGTACGCATCGCATTAAATTTAAAAGATATAGCTCATGAAATGTCAGCGGTTAATCTTTTAAAATCAGAACAAACTGGTGAAGAGTACACCAATAAAAATAGTCAGGGTTTATTGCCTGCTTTAGAAACTGAACAAGGGGTTTTGGGGCAATCTCTTGCAATTTTAGAGTGGTTAGAAGAAACGTATACTGATACGCCTCTACTTCCGAATGACCCATGGCAAAAAGCGCAAGTACGAAACTTCTGTTATGCCATAGCTTGCGACATACACCCAATAGATAATTTACGAGTTCTTAAATACCTATCCAATGAACTAAACGTAAATGATGAACAAAAGAATACATGGTATAGGCATTGGGTTATTGAGGGCTTCAAGAAAATCGAAACGATGCTAAACGGTGATAAATTTTGTTTTGGCGATAAACCGACACTTGCAGATGCATGTCTAGTGCCTCAAGTTTTTAATGCACTTCGCTTTAAAGTAGATATGAGTCAATTCCCGAAAATAGAAGCTGTTTATAATCATTGTAATACACATAAAGCTTTTATTGATGCAGCGCCAGAAAATCAATTCGACGCTACTTAA